Proteins encoded in a region of the Quercus lobata isolate SW786 chromosome 8, ValleyOak3.0 Primary Assembly, whole genome shotgun sequence genome:
- the LOC115957488 gene encoding E3 ubiquitin-protein ligase UPL1-like isoform X1 encodes MKLKRRRALEVPPKIRSFIDSVTAVPLENVEEPLKGFVWEFDKGDFHHWVDLFNHFDSFFEKHIKLRKDLQIEDDFLDSDPPFPREAVIQILRVIRIILENCTNKHFYSSYEQHLSLLLASTDPDVIEACLQTLAAFLKKTIGKYSIRDTSLNSKLFALAQGWGGKEEGLGLIATAGQDSCDPIAYELGCTLHFEFYASSDLSSEQPAAEYSPQGLQIIHLPDINTRLETDLELLSNLVAEYKVPTSLRYSLLTRLRFARAFGSLASRQQYTCIRLYAFIVLVQASGDADDLVSFFNSEPEFVNELVSLLSYEDAVPEKIRILCLLSLVALCQDRSRQPSVLTAVTSGGHRGILSSLMQKAIDSVISDASKWSVVFAEALLSLVTVLVSSSSGCSAMREAGFIPTLLPLLKDTNPQHLHLVSTAVHILEAFLDYSNPAVALFRDLGGLDDTIFRLKVEVSHIENGSRQQGESSNSGGKGKQVVASTSSELDDMQPLYSEALVSHHRRLLMKALLRAISLGTYAPGNTARIYGSEESLLPYCLCVIFRRAKDFGGGVFSLAATVMSDLIHKDPTCFPVLDAAGLPSAFLDAIMDGVLCSAEAIACIPQCLDALCLNTNGLQAVKDRNALKCFVRIFTSRTYLRALTTDTSLSSGLDELMRHASSLRGPGVDMLIEILNTILRIGSGIDASYLSTDPLCSSTPVPMETDGEERNLVLSDDREALKMENSEQTTEPSADSSIVNLESFLPECVANTGRLLETILQNADTCRIFVEKKGIEAVLQLFTLPLMPLSASVGQSISVAFKNFSPQHSAALARAVCLFLREHLKLTNELLASVGGTQLAVVESALQTKVLRYLSSLEGILALSNFLLKGTTSVVSELGTADADVLKDLGSTYREIIWQISLCNDSKVDEKKNADQEPESSEAAPSNAAGRESDDDANIPVVRYMNPVSVRNGSQSLWAGDREFLSVVRSGEGLHRRSRHGLTRIRGRTGRHLEALNIDNEVPSNVPETSSQDLKKKSPDVLASEILNKLASTLRSFFTALVKGFTLPNRRRADTGSLSSASKTLGTGLAKVFLDALSFSGHSTSAVLSVKCRYLGKVVEDMASLTFDSRRRTCYTAMVNNFYVHGTFKELLTTFEATSQLLWTLPYSIPTSGIDHEKTGEGSKLSHNTWLLDTLQSYCRVLEYFVNSSLLLSPTSASQAQLLVQPVAVGLSIGLFPVPRDPEVFVRMLQSQVLDVILPVWNHPMFPNCSLGFIASILSLVTHVYSGVGDVKRNRSGIAGTTNQRFMPPPPDEGTIATIVEMGFTRARAEEALRRVETNSVEMAMEWLFSHADDPVQEDDELARALALSLGSSTETSKVDNVDKSMDVLTEDGQTKAPPVDDILAASVKLFQIIDTMAFPLTDLFVTLCNRNKGEDRPIVTSYLIQQLKLCPLDFSKDTSALSILSHIIALILFEDGSTREIAAENGIVSAAIDILTNFKARNESGNELLVPKCISSLLLILDNMLQSRPKIFSESTDGTPAGSLLDSSGEHASLSVPAPVQEKKSASDAQEKESGSAFEKILGKSTGYLTSEESRKLLLVACDLIKLHVPAMIMQAVLQLCARLTKTHSLALQFLENGGLAALFSLPRSCFFPGYDTVASTIVRHLLEDPQTLQTAMELEIRQTLSGNRHAGRVSARTFLTSMAPVISRDPVVFMKAAGAVCQLETSGGRTFVVLSKEKEKEKDKSKASGVEAGLSSNECVRISENKTHDGSGKCSKGHKKIPANLTQVIDQLLDIVLKYPSPKILEVGANNSMEVDEPATKVKGKSKVDETMKSESESERSAGLAKVTFVLKLLSDVLLMYVHAVGVILKRDLEMCQLRGSNPPDSPGNGVGILHHILHRLLPLSTDKSAGPDEWRGKLSEKASWFVVVLCGRSGEGRRRVVNELVKALSSFSNLESNSTKNILLPDKKVFAFVDLVYSILSKNSSSSNLPGGSGCSPDIAKSMIDGGMVQCLTGILQVIDLDHPDAPKIVNLILKALEILTRAANASDQIFKSDGMNKKKTMGLSGRPDDQLNAPSAVQAVEHNQNTAGQEEVRDVVENEQQNQRTSQGEGNQDANSNEPVEQDMRIDVEETMATNPPMEIGMDFMREEMEEGGVLHNTDQIEMNFHVENRADDDMGDEDDDMGDDGEDDEDDDEGEDEDEDIAEDGGGMMSLADTDVEDHDDTGLGDDYNDEMIDEEDDDFHENRVIEVRWREALDGLDHLQVLGQPGATAGLIDVAAEPFEGVNVDDLFGLRRPLGFERRRQTGRSSFERSVAEVNGFQHPLLLRPSQSGDLVSMWSSGGNSSRDVEALSSGSFDVSHFYMFDAPVLPFDNVPSSLFGDRLGGAAPPPLTDYSVGMDSLQLPGRRGPSDGRWTDDGQPQATAQAAAIAQAIEEQFISQLRSIAPVNSPIERQSQNSGVPEKQPDAPPSDDSPVVAVDGANTNSHQSEGQPQENGDEITHHQVNPTVESVTSGEQVNPESILEHAGELLQAHEPMLIQPFSLNTTPNVHDSMEIAEGNGTADVQVGTMAEFVNSSTDFHADLQCDGGSEADASLHDVPVQATGCDGSSRTDDQASTHGLAVSGSQMLNSDDCPASSVRASVDVDMNTIDAEGNQSEQPVPASEDGTDDPSSGQNTLLAMDNNQAEQTSVSSEVPGTNAIDPTFLEALPEDLRAEVLASQQAQSVQPPTYAPPSAEDIDPEFLAALPPDIQAEVLAQQRAQRVAQQAEGQPVDMDNASIIATFPADLREEVLLTSSEAVLSALPSPLLAEAQMLRDRAMSHYQARSLFGSSHRLNNRRNGLGFDRQTVMDRGVGVTIGRRAASAFSDGLKVKEFEGEPLLDANALKALVRLLRVAQPLGKGLLQRLLLNLCAHSVTRATLVRLLLDMIKPEAEGAVSGLATINTQRLYGCQSNVVYGRSQLLDGLPPLVLRRIFEILTYLATNHSAVANMLFYFDPSLVPETLSPICMETKKDKGKEKIVEGGLSPKLLGNSLDGDVPLILFLKLLNRPLFLRSNAHLEQVMGLLQVVVYTAASKLDYQPQSEHATANASDLSVNEASADVQKDPPISEPESKKEDKCAGADSSSSDGKKSIDTYNTFSQLPQSELRNLCSILGREGLSDKVYMLASEVLKKLASVVSSHRKFFTSELSELADGLGCSAVEELVTLRKTHMLGLSAGSMAGAAILRVLQALSSLTSHSINEGAGLESDGEQEEQAIMKKLNIALDPLWAELSECISVTETQLGQSSFSQTVSNINVGEHVQGNSSSPLPPGTQRLLPFIEAFFVLCEKLQANQSITQQDQANITAREVKESAGSSSSFIIKCSVESQKKLDGAVTFTRFAEKHRRLLNAFIRQNPGLLEKSLSMLLKAPRLIDFDNKKAYFRSRIRQQHEQHLSGPLRISVRRAYVLEDSYNQLRMRSFQDLKGRLNVQFQGEEGIDAGGLTREWYQLLSRVIFDKGALLFTTVGNNATFQPNPNSVFQTEHLSYFKFVGRVVAKALFDGQLLDVYFTRSFYKHILGVKVTYHDIEAVDPDYYKNLKWMLENDVSEIPDLTFSMDADEEKLILYEKNEVTDYELKPGGRNIRVTEETKHEYVDLVAEHILTNAIRPQINSFLEGFNELVPRELISIFNDKELELLISGLPEIDLDDLKANAEYTGYTAASSVIQWFWEVVTAFNKEDMARLLQFVTGTSKVPLEGFKALQGISGPQRFQIHKAYGAPDRLPSAHTCFNQLDLPEYTSKEQLQERLLLAIHEASEGFGFG; translated from the exons GCTCTGTTATCTCTTGTCACTGTTTTGGTCTCATCATCGTCAGGTTGCTCTGCCATGCGTGAAGCAGGATTCATCCCTACACTTCTACCTCTCCTTAAAGATACAAATCCACAACACTTGCATTTGGTAAGCACAGCTGTGCATATTCTAGAAGCATTTTTGGATTACAGTAATCCAGCTGTTGCTTTGTTCAGAGACTTGGGTGGTTTAGATGATACCATCTTTCGTTTGAAGGTGGAGGTGTCACATATAGAAAATGGTTCAAGGCAACAAGGTGAAAGTTCTAACAGTGGTGGGAAGGGAAAGCAAGTTGTTGCAAGCACCTCCAGTGAGCTAGATGACATGCAGCCTCTATATTCGGAAGCATTAGTTTCGCATCACCGGCGATTGCTGATGAAAGCTTTACTGCGTGCTATATCCCTTGGAACTTATGCCCCTGGAAATACTGCACGTATTTATGGCTCTGAGGAGAGTTTGTTACCGTATTGCTTATGTGTAATTTTTAGAAGGGCAAAAGATTTTGGTGGTGGGGTGTTTTCACTTGCAGCTACTGTCATGAGTGATCTGATTCACAAAGATCCCACTTGTTTTCCTGTCTTGGATGCAGCTGGTCTTCCTTCTGCCTTCTTGGATGCTATAATGGATGGTGTTCTCTGCTCTGCTGAAGCCATAGCATGCATACCTCAATGTTTGGATGCTTTGTGCTTAAACACTAATGGCCTTCAGGCTGTCAAAGACCGAAATGCTTTGAAATGCTTTGTCAGAATATTTACTTCAAGAACGTATTTGCGTGCCCTTACCACTGATACCTCCTTGTCTAGCGGACTAGATGAACTAATGCGCCATGCTTCCTCATTGCGTGGGCCTGGAGTGGATATGTTGATTGAGATCTTAAATACCATTTTGAGAATTGGATCTGGGATTGATGCTTCTTACTTGTCCACTGATCCCTTGTGCTCTTCTACTCCTGTTCCCATGGAAACTGATGGTGAAGAGAGGAACCTGGTCCTCTCTGATGATAGGGAAGCATTGAAGATGGAAAATTCAGAGCAGACCACTGAGCCATCCGCTGATTCCTCAATAGTTAATTTAGAGTCATTCCTCCCTGAGTGCGTGGCCAATACTGGTCGGCTTCTTGAAACAATTCTTCAGAATGCTGACACATGTCGTATATTTGTAGAGAAGAAGGGCATTGAAGCTGTTCTGCAGTTGTTTACTTTGCCTTTAATGCCTCTTTCTGCATCAGTTGGTCAGAGTATCTCTGTTGCCTTTAAGAATTTCTCGCCACAGCATTCTGCTGCTCTTGCTCGGGCAGTATGTTTATTTCTGAGAGAGCATCTGAAGTTAACGAATGAACTCTTAGCTTCAGTCGGAGGCACTCAGCTTGCTGTGGTTGAATCTGCGCTGCAAACAAAGGTTTTGAGATATCTTTCAAGTCTTGAAGGTATTCTGGCTCTATCTAATTTCTTATTGAAGGGGACTACTAgtgtggtctcggagcttggcACTGCAGATGCGGATGTATTGAAAGATCTTGGGAGCACATACAGGGAAATAATCTGGCAGATTTCTTTATGTAATGATTCCAAAGtggatgagaagaaaaatgctGATCAAGAACCTGAGAGTTCAGAGGCAGCCCCATCTAATGCTGCTGGTAGAGAAAGCGATGATGATGCAAATATTCCAGTGGTGAGATATATGAACCCTGTTTCTGTCAGGAATGGTTCCCAGTCCTTGTGGGCTGGAGACCGGGAGTTTCTGTCTGTAGTTCGTTCTGGTGAAGGTTTGCACCGTCGTAGTCGACATGGGTTGACACGCATACGGGGAAGGACAGGTCGGCACTTGGAGGCTTTAAACATTGATAATGAAGTTCCATCTAATGTACCGGAGACATCTTCCCAggatttgaaaaagaaaagtccTGATGTTCTTGCTTCAGAGATTCTTAATAAGCTGGCTTCTACATTGCGCTCTTTCTTCACAGCTCTTGTCAAGGGATTCACGTTACCAAACCGTCGTAGAGCTGACACAGGGTCATTGAGTTCAGCTTCGAAGACCCTTGGAACTGGCCTAGCTAAAGTATTTCTTGATGCTCTTAGTTTCTCTGGGCATTCTACTTCTGCTGTGCTCTCAGTAAAGTGTCGATATCTAGGAAAGGTAGTAGAGGACATGGCATCATTAACATTTGACAGCCGGCGACGTACTTGTTATACTGCAATggttaataatttttatgttcatGGTACCTTTAAGGAGCTACTGACAACATTTGAAGCCACTAGTCAGTTGTTGTGGACACTACCATACTCTATCCCAACATCAGGTATTGATCATGAAAAGACAGGTGAAGGAAGTAAATTGTCACACAATACATGGCTGCTTGATACATTGCAGAGCTATTGCCGTGTGCTTGAGTATTTTGTTAATTCTTCTTTACTTCTATCTCCAACCTCTGCATCCCAAGCGCAGCTTCTTGTGCAGCCGGTTGCAGTTGGTCTTTCAATTGGGCTATTTCCAGTTCCTAGGGACCCGGAAGTCTTTGTTCGTATGCTGCAATCTCAGGTTCTTGATGTGATACTTCCTGTCTGGAACCACCCAATGTTTCCCAATTGTAGTCTGGGATTCATTGCTTCCATTCTTTCACTTGTTACACATGTATACTCTGGTGTTGGAGATGTGAAACGAAATCGTAGTGGCATTGCGGGTACCACAAACCAGAGATTCATGCCCCCACCACCTGATGAAGGTACTATTGCTACCATTGTTGAAATGGGTTTTACAAGGGCTAGAGCAGAGGAAGCACTGAGAAGAGTGGAAACAAATAGCGTTGAAATGGCCATGGAATGGCTGTTTAGTCATGCTGATGATCCTGTACAGGAGGATGATGAATTAGCTCGGGCACTTGCTCTGTCACTGGGAAGTTCAACAGAAACATCTAAAGTTGATAATGTTGACAAGTCCATGGATGTCCTGACAGAAGATGGGCAGACGAAGGCACCCCCTGTTGATGATATTCTTGCTGCGTCAGTTAAATTGTTTCAGATCATTGATACTATGGCATTTCCATTGACAGATTTGTTTGTTACTCTTTGCAATCGGAACAAAGGAGAAGACCGTCCAATTGTGACATCTTACCTTATTCAGCAGCTAAAGCTTTGCCCATTGGATTTTTCAAAGGATACCAGTGCATTGAGTATATTATCACATATTATAGCATTAATTCTTTTTGAGGATGGAAGTACACGAGAAATTGCTGCAGAGAATGGTATTGTATCCGCTGCGATAGATATTTTGACTAACTTTAAGGCTAGAAATGAATCAGGGAATGAGCTTTTGGTCCCAAAATGCATTAGTTCTTTACTTCTTATCTTGGATAACATGCTGCAGTCCAGGCCCAAAATTTTTTCTGAGAGTACAGATGGAACTCCAGCTGGGTCTCTGCTGGACTCTTCTGGAGAACATGCTTCCTTGTCAGTTCCTGCACCAGTTCAAGAGAAAAAATCAGCTTCAGATGCTCAAGAAAAAGAATCTGGTTCagcatttgaaaaaatattgggGAAATCTACTGGTTATTTGACTTCTGAAGAGTCTCGTAAGTTGCTGTTAGTTGCTTGTGACTTGATAAAATTGCATGTCCCTGCTATGATCATGCAGGCTGTTCTGCAGTTGTGTGCGCGCTTGACAAAAACACATTCGCTAGCTTTGCAATTCCTTGAAAATGGAGGCTTGGCTGCTCTTTTTAGTCTCCCAAGAAGTTGTTTTTTCCCTGGATATGACACTGTTGCATCTACTATTGTCCGGCATCTCCTTGAGGATCCTCAGACACTGCAAACGGCTATGGAATTGGAGATACGACAAACTTTGAGTGGAAACCGGCATGCTGGGCGTGTTTCTGCACGAACTTTTTTGACATCAATGGCACCTGTTATCTCTAGGGATCCTGTGGTTTTCATGAAAGCTGCTGGTGCTGTTTGCCAGTTGGAGACATCTGGAGGTAGGACTTTTGTTGTGTTATcaaaggagaaagagaaggagaaggacAAATCAAAGGCATCTGGTGTTGAAGCTGGATTATCTTCCAATGAATGTGTACGGATTTCTGAAAATAAAACACATGATGGATCAGGTAAATGCTCTAAAGGCCACAAAAAGATCCCTGCCAATCTCACTCAAGTAATAGATCAGCTTCTTGATATAGTCTTAAAATACCCTTCTCCAAAAATCCTGGAAGTTGGTGCAAATAATTCCATGGAGGTTGATGAACCTGCAACCAAGGTTAAGGGTAAATCGAAGGTTGATGAGACAATGAAATCAGAGTCTGAATCTGAAAGGTCTGCGGGGCTTGCAAAGGTGACCTTTGTTCTGAAGTTATTAAGTGATGTTCTTCTGATGTATGTACATGCAGTTGGGGTTATTCTTAAGCGGGATCTGGAAATGTGTCAACTCCGGGGATCCAACCCTCCAGATAGTCCTGGAAATGGTGTTGGAATACTTCATCATATTTTACATCGGCTACTTCCACTCTCTACTGATAAATCTGCAGGACCTGATGAATGGAGAGGCAAGTTGTCTGAAAAGGCTTCATGGTTTGTTGTAGTTCTGTGTGGCCGTTCTGGTGAAGGTCGTAGACGAGTAGTTAATGAACTTGTGAAAGCCTTATCCTCATTTTCAAACTTAGAGAGCAATTCCACTAAGAACATATTGCTGCCAGATAAGAAggtttttgcttttgttgattTGGTGTACTCTATTTTGTCCAAAAATTCGTCATCCAGCAACTTACCTGGTGGTTCTGGGTGCTCACCAGACATAGCAAAAAGCATGATAGATGGAGGAATGGTTCAGTGCCTGACTGGCATTCTTCAAGTGATTGATTTGGACCATCCTGATGCCCCAAAAATTGTGAATCTCATACTTAAGGCATTGGAAATTTTAACAAGGGCTGCTAATGCTAGTGatcaaatttttaaatctgaTGGAATGAACAAGAAAAAAACCATGGGGCTAAGTGGAAGACCTGATGACCAGTTAAATGCACCATCAGCTGTTCAGGCTGTGGAGCATAATCAGAATACAGCTGGACAAGAGGAAGTCAGAGATGTGGTGGAAAATGAACAACAGAATCAAAGAACTTCTCAAGGTGAAGGTAATCAGGATGCAAATTCCAATGAGCCTGTGGAGCAAGATATGAGAATAGATGTGGAGGAGACGATGGCTACAAATCCACCTATGGAGATTGGGATGGATTTTATGCGTGAAGAGATGGAAGAGGGTGGTGTTTTACACAACACTGACCAAATTGAGATGAATTTTCATGTTGAGAATAGGGCAGATGATGACATgggtgatgaagatgatgacaTGGGTGACGATGGTGaggatgatgaggatgatgatgagggggaggatgaggatgaggatatAGCAGAAGATGGTGGTGGCATGATGTCTTTAGCTGATACAGATGTGGAAGACCATGATGACACAGGCTTGGGAGATGACTATAATGATGAGATGATTGATGAAGAGGATGATGATTTTCATGAGAATCGTGTCATAGAGGTCAGATGGAGGGAAGCCCTTGATGGGTTAGATCATTTGCAGGTACTTGGTCAACCTGGGGCTACAGCTGGTCTAATTGATGTTGCAGCTGAACCTTTTGAAGGAGTTAATGTGGATGACCTTTTTGGTCTTCGCAGGCCTTTAGGTTTTGAACGCCGTCGTCAGACAGGTAGGTCTTCCTTTGAGCGATCTGTTGCAGAAGTAAATGGTTTTCAACATCCTCTCCTTTTAAGACCATCCCAGTCAGGGGATCTGGTCTCAATGTGGTCATCAGGTGGGAATTCATCCAGAGATGTAGAAGCTTTGTCATCTGGGAGTTTTGATGTATCTCATTTCTACATGTTTGATGCTCCTGTTCTTCCATTTGATAATGTACCAAGCAGTCTCTTTGGTGACCGGTTGGGTGGTGCAGCACCCCCTCCATTGACTGATTATTCTGTAGGCATGGACTCCTTGCAGTTACCTGGACGAAGAGGGCCTAGTGATGGTCGGTGGACTGATGATGGTCAGCCACAAGCTACTGCTCAAGCTGCTGCTATTGCACAGGCTATAGAGGAACAGTTCATTTCTCAATTGCGCAGTATTGCTCCTGTGAACAGTCCTATTGAAAGGCAGTCCCAAAATTCAGGAGTGCCGGAGAAACAACCAGATGCCCCTCCATCTGATGACAGTCCGGTAGTAGCGGTGGATGGTGCTAACACCAATAGTCATCAAAGTGAAGGGCAGCCTCAAGAAAATGGTGATGAAATCACACATCATCAAGTTAACCCTACTGTTGAGAGTGTAACTTCTGGAGAACAAGTTAATCCAGAATCCATTCTTGAACATGCAGGCGAACTTTTACAGGCACATGAACCTATGTTAATCCAACCATTTTCACTGAACACTACGCCAAATGTGCATGATAGCATGGAAATTGCTGAAGGAAATGGCACTGCTGATGTGCAGGTGGGGACAATGGCAGAGTTTGTCAATTCATCTACAGACTTTCATGCTGATCTACAATGTGATGGGGGTTCTGAAGCAGATGCGAGTCTCCATGATGTTCCAGTTCAGGCCACAGGTTGCGATGGATCTTCAAGAACAGATGATCAGGCCAGTACTCATGGTCTGGCAGTTTCTGGATCACAGATGCTTAATTCAGATGATTGTCCTGCTTCTTCTGTTCGTGCAAGTGTTGATGTTGATATGAATACAATTGATGCTGAAGGAAATCAATCTGAGCAACCTGTGCCTGCATCCGAAGATGGTACAGATGATCCATCATCAGGGCAAAACACACTGCTTGCTATGGACAATAATCAGGCTGAGCAGACTAGTGTGAGTAGTGAGGTGCCTGGCACTAATGCTATTGATCCCACCTTCTTGGAAGCACTACCTGAAGATCTTCGAGCAGAAGTGCTAGCTTCCCAGCAAGCTCAGTCTGTTCAACCTCCAACTTATGCACCGCCTTCGGCAGAAGATATTGATCCAGAGTTTTTAGCTGCTCTTCCTCCAGATATTCAGGCAGAAGTTTTGGCCCAACAAAGAGCTCAGAGGGTTGCACAACAGGCTGAAGGACAACCAGTTGACATGGACAATGCTTCAATCATTGCTACTTTTCCTGCTGATTTGCGTGAAGAG GTACTTCTGACTTCATCAGAAGCAGTTCTGTCTGCATTGCCCTCTCCATTACTTGCTGAAGCCCAAATGCTAAGGGACCGAGCAATGAGTCATTATCAGGCTCGCAGTCTTTTTGGAAGCAGCCACAGGCTGAATAATCGGAGGAATGGGTTGGGTTTTGACCGACAGACGGTGATGGACAGGGGTGTGGGAGTTACAATAGGCCGGAGGGCAGCTTCTGCGTTTTCAGATGGCTTGAAGGTGAAGGAATTTGAAGGCGAGCCACTTTTGGATGCAAATGCATTGAAAGCTTTGGTTCGGCTCCTACGAGTAGCACAG CCCCTTGGCAAGGGCCTCTTGCAGAGACTCCTGTTAAACCTTTGTGCACATAGTGTCACAAGGGCAACTCTAGTTCGTCTTTTGCTTGATATGATCAAGCCTGAGGCTGAAGGTGCAGTCAGTGGATTGGCAACAATTAACACCCAGAGGCTTTATGGTTGTCAATCAAATGTTGTTTATGGTCGATCGCAGTTGTTAGATG GCCTCCCTCCACTGGTCTTGCGTCgaatttttgagattttgacATATTTGGCTACTAATCATTCTGCTGTTGCCAATATGTTGTTCTACTTTGATCCCTCACTTGTTCCTGAGACTCTAAGTCCAATATGTATGGAAACCAAGAAGgataaagggaaagagaagatTGTGGAAGGAGGACTTTCACCAAAACTTTTGGGAAACTCTCTGGATGGGGATGTTCCATTGATACTGTTCCTGAAGCTTTTGAATCGACCACTTTTTCTTCGCAGCAATGCTCACCTTGAGCAG GTTATGGGTCTGCTGCAAGTAGTTGTTTATACTGCAGCATCAAAATTAGATTACCAGCCTCAATCTGAACATGCAACAGCAAATGCCTCAGATTTGTCAGTGAATGAAGCTTCTGCTGATGTCCAAAAAGATCCTCCCATATCGGAACCAGAGTCTAAGAAAGAGGATAAATGTGCTGGTGCTGACTCATCCTCTTCAGATGGAAAGAAGAGCATAGATACATATAATACTTTTTCTCAATTGCCACAATCAGAATTGCGCAATCTGTGTAGCATTCTTGGTCGCGAGGG GCTTTCAGATAAAGTTTACATGCTTGCCAGTGAGGTGTTGAAGAAGTTGGCCTCGGTTGTTTCATCCCATCGAAAGTTCTTTACATCAGAGCTTTCTGAATTAGCCGATGGGTTGGGCTGTTCAGCTGTTGAAGAGCTTGTCACTCTGCGGAAAACGCACATGCTAGGTTTGAGTGCTGGTTCCATGGCTGGTGCAGCAATCCTACGCGTGCTACAAGCACTTAGCTCACTAACTTCACATAGCATTAATGAGGGTGCAGGACTAGAGAGTGATGGGGAGCAGGAGGAGCAAGCTATTATGAAAAAGCTGAATATTGCACTTGATCCCTTGTGGGCAGAATTGAGTGAGTGTATAAGTGTGACTGAGACACAGCTGGGTCAAAGCTCCTTCTCTCAGACTGTGTCAAATATAAATGTTGGGGAACATGTCCAGGGGAACTCTTCATCTCCTCTTCCTCCTGGAACCCAGAGACTCTTGCCTTTCATTGaggctttctttgttttgtgtgaaAAGCTACAAGCAAACCAATCCATCACACAGCAAGATCAGGCCAATATAACTGCAAGAGAAGTTAAAGAATCTGCTGGGAGTTCATCCTCTTTCATCATTAAGTGCAGTGTAGAATCTCAAAAGAAGCTTGATGGTGCCGTCACATTTACAAGGTTTGCAGAGAAGCATCGCCGGCTCTTGAATGCTTTTATTAGACAGAATCCAGGTTTACTAGAGAAATCACTTTCTATGCTGCTGAAGGCACCAAGGCTGATTGATTTTGACAATAAGAAAGCGTATTTCCGATCAAGAATTAGGCAGCAGCATGAGCAGCATCTCTCTGGCCCACTGCGGATAAGTGTTAGGAGGGCTTATGTCTTGGAGGACTCATACAATCAGTTACGGATGCGTTCGTTTCAGGACCTGAAGGGTCGGCTGAATGTGCAATTTCAAGGTGAAGAGGGTATTGATGCCGGAGGTCTGACAAGAGAATGGTATCAGTTACTTTCAAGGGTTATATTTGACAAGGGAGCATTACTTTTTACTACAGTGGGAAACAATGCTACATTCCAACCAAACCCCAATTCTGTCTTCCAGACAGAACATCTTTCCTACTTCAAGTTTGTGGGCCGTGTG GTTGCCAAGGCACTCTTTGATGGGCAGCTTTTGGATGTTTATTTTACTCGATCATTCTACAAGCACATACTTGGTGTAAAGGTGACTTACCATGATATAGAGGCAGTTGATCCTGATTACTACAAGAATTTAAAGTGGATGTTGGAG AATGATGTGAGTGAAATTCCCGATCTGACGTTTAGCATGGATGCGGATGAGGAAAAGCTCATTCTGTATGAGAAAAATGAG GTTACTGATTATGAGCTTAAGCCTGGAGGAAGAAATATTAGGGTTACAGAAGAAACAAAACATGAGTATGTTGATCTTGTTGCTGAACATATCTTGACCAATGCCATCCGTCCTCAAATCAATTCCTTTTTAGAAGGCTTCAACGAATTGGTACCACGAGAActgatttctatttttaatgATAAGGAGCTTGAGCTACTTATAAGTGGACTTCCAGAAATTGATT TGGATGATTTGAAGGCCAACGCCGAGTATACTGGCTATACAGCAGCATCTAGTGTTATCCAATGGTTTTGGGAGGTTGTCACTGCTTTCAACAAGGAAGACATGGCAAGACTGCTGCAATTTGTCACTGGAACATCAAAG GTTCCTTTGGAGGGTTTTAAAGCTTTGCAAGGTATATCTGGTCCTCAGCGATTTCAGATTCATAAGGCCTATGGAGCTCCTGACCGTTTGCCCTCAGCTCATACATG CTTTAATCAACTTGACCTTCCTGAGTATACCTCCAAGGAACAGCTTCAAGAACGTTTGCTGCTTGCTATCCACGAAGCCAGTGAAGGGTTTGGCTTTGGCTGA